ACCATCTGTGACAACACCTTTCAAACCCATTGAACCATCATCTGTTGTGACAATCAATTCGTCAGCGAATTTTTCAAATTCTTCGAGCATTATCACATATTCTTTACTACGCCCTCCCAGTACGACAAACAACTTGTTGTTGTGTTTCTTGAGCTCCTTTGCGATTGGCAGTAACGTTGCTATACCAACTCCACCACCAACCAACATAACATTTCCAAAATGTTCTATCTCGCTTGGATTACCCAAAGGTCCTATAACATCTGCCAAAAAATCGTTCTCATTTTTCATACACAACTCGTATGTGGTCTTTCCAACTGCTCTCACAACCATGCGAAAGCTGTCTTCATAGATATCAGCTATCGTCAAAGGTATCCGTTCACCTTTCTCAGTGGTTCTCACTACAACAAATTGTCCTGCCCTTGCCTTACTGGATATTTGGTGATTCTCTACAACAAAATCATATACCTGGGGTGCGAGTTTTGATTTTCTTATAATCCTGTTTTCCAAAATCTTTCACCTCCTCTAAACTTCTCTGTCCCTGTCTATTTAATTATAGACATTGACATGTAACAACTTTAGGGTTAATATTTTTATTGGACAGCGACCCCCCTATCCCCCCTTGGATGGAACCAAGCTGCCTGAGGAGCCTGCACAAGACGGGCTCCTCTTTTCCTTTTTCATAAAGAAAAGTCAGCGTTCACAGCTGACTTATTCAATCGTGATGCTTTTCCACTATATCAAAAAAGCCATGGAACAAAAAAGTGGATAAAGAAAAGTACTATGACTACAAAGTCCGTGTATCTGTGAAAGATCATCCATCGTTTCTTTAAGAACTTTCTCAGAAGATAATACACAAAAAGTAACACTATCCCAAGCCAGAGAATAAATCCCGTGTGGAATGTTATTCTGCCGAGTGCCAAATAACCATGCAGGATACCAGTTGCCACTAAAGTAAAACCCGTAAATCTGTGTATCTTTGACCCGTATTGTAAAAACTTTCTCATTGTTCTGAAATTCTTGAAAATTCTGCGCATTGGAAAAAGTGAAAAATTATAAAAAAGCAGTACAACGCTTATCCATGCAAAAATTTTGTACATCATAGGATACTAAAACCCACTTTAACAAATTCTTTGAGCACATCAGTACTGACATGATCATGTGAGCAAGATCCTTCTAATTCACATTCAAATTGAGAAGTGTAATCTTTTCCTGCCAGTGCATCTGAATCTACTCCCAAGCTTTTTTGCCAATTAATATTTGTAACATCATAAACGATATTCCCGACCATGATGAAGGCTTTGTACGTTTCAATCCTACTCGTTGCACGAATTGATTTTCCATCGAATTTAGCAAGATCTTTCTCATCAAAAACCAAAAGACCTATTGGATAAATTCTCGACAGCATGGCTTCATGACCTGGTTGTTGTCTTATTTCAAAAGTAAGTTCACTGCCAGCAGGATAGCCATAATGTGAACCATCCTTCAAGGTTTTTGACTGAGTCATATCATAAACAACACCAAAGGCAGAGACATAAGCCTTGTTTTTGTTCTTCCCATCGAATTTCGCTAATTGATCAGGAGTGAATACAAGAATCGCAAACGGTGTAACTCGTTCGAGTAACTTCGCACCATGAGGCGACAATTTAAGAATATCGTAAGTCAATTCTGCACCCGCATTGTGTCTATTCTGATGAACGCCACTTTTCCAGCGTGCAGAGTTAGAAACATCATAGACTACACCCCTTACTGCAACCAAAGCGGGTTGTTTTTTACCATCATAGGCGATTAGATCATCAATTGTCAGTGCCAAAATACCCACAAATCTGTCCTCAGTTAAAAGTTCTGGTTTGATTTCAGATTTTGTCAAAAATTTCTTGTTTGCATTGATCCTAAATACATTGCCTTCAATCGAAACATACTCATCGGTTTGGAGAAATCTCTGAAGGCTTACAAGTGTTATATTGCCATTGAATTTTGTCACATCAAAAGTACGTAGATCTACCTGAGCAATAACCAACAAAGCAGGAAGAACAAGGGCGATAAGCGCAATCTTATTCATTCAGATACCTCCTTGTTTCTTATTGTAGCATAAAGTGTGAAAAATTGTAGTTATTTCAACAAAGGATGGACTATACTCAACTCTTTATTGCACCCTCAAGGATACCTGAGATGATCTTCTTCTCGAAGATCAGGAAAACAACGATTATAGGAATACCAGCAACCGTTGAAGCAGCCATCAAAGTTGGCCAAGTGAAAACATTCAATTTTTGATACAGTGCCAAGCCTATTTGTACAGTTCTCATCTCACGAGAAGTTGTCAATAGTGAACTACAACTTAATTTTGTCAACAGGCAATTCATCTCCATCTACAGAGTATGGAGACTTCCTGCCATTATTGTCATTATAATGTTAAAGGACAATGATTTTCTTTAACGGAAAGATCCTATCTGGGACCAGTAGCCAAAGTTCTATGGAACGAATAATTAATTAATAAGGCTTGCCCACCCCAAGTACCATATCTTTTGAGGACAGAAAAACTGGTAAATTTCAAATAGTACCATCAAAATGCCCAGAAGTTTCGATTATCCTACCACGTAGAAGAAGCTTTTTAGCGCATTGCTTCCGAATCTATGGTTCAAATAATCGGAATGATCAAGAAATTTTCCATAGTGTGTTACAATAAAGTTGTAATGAAAGAGAAGAACTTCAAGTTTGAGTGGTGTCAACTTAGAGGAGGTATTAATAAGCCCAGTCATGAATAATTCAGATTTTTCACACAACAGGAATATAAATAGATCAACAATAATCATAGGCGATAGCAGAAAAATGATAGAAGTCGGCACAGAAAGCATAGATTTTATTGTAACATCACCTCCGTATTGGCACATCAAGGACTACGGAATTCCAGGTCAGATAGGATATGGACAGTCTTTGCACGAATATCTGATAGATTTATACAGAGTATGGAAAGAATGTTACAGGGTTCTTAAACCCGGGAGAAGACTGTGTATTAACATTGGCGACCAATTTGCACGCTCCGTAGTTTATGGAAGGTACAAGGTAATCCCGCTGCATGCAGAGGTTATAGCTCAGTGTGAAGATATTGGTTTCGATTATATGGGGGCAGTAATATGGCAGAAAAAAACGACTATGAATACAACTGGTGGGGCAAATATTATGGGCTCATATCCTTATCCACCAAACGGAATGGTTGAAATAGATTACGAGTTCATATTAATCTTTAAGAAACCCGGGGAATACTCTAAACCTTCTAAAGAGATAAAGGAAGAATCCAAGCTATCAGAAGAAGAATGGAAAGAGTATTTTTACGGACATTGGTATTTTGGTGGGGTAAAGCAGATAGACCACGAAGCTATGTTTCCTGAAGAATTGCCTAAGAGATTAATTAAAATGTACACATTTGTAGGTGATACTGTCCTTGATCCATTTTTGGGAAGCGGAACAACTGCGAAGGCCGCTTTAGATTTAGAAAGAAATTCAATTGGCTATGAAATAAATGAGAACTTCTTGGATTTTATACTGAGAAAAATCAATGTCAATGATGATTTGTTCAAAAGAAAGACGGTGGAAGTAATTAAAAGGGAAAATCAAGTTACAGTTGATAGTGTGTACTATATACCAAGAATAAAAGACAGCAAACCACAAATCGATCCAGCCAAATTTAAATTTGCTGGCGATAGGTTATACAGGGTTACAGAGATCCTTGGAGAAAACACTATAAAGTTAGATACAGGCTTGGTTGTGATGTTTTTAGGTGTTAAGGTAACGAAAAAGGAAGAGACAATTAGGTATTTAAAAGAGTATGTTTTGAGAAAGGAAGTGTTTCTCAAATTTGACAACAACGGAATTAGAAGCGAGAAAACTATCGAAGCTTACGTTTATCTAAAAAATAGGATCTTTATAAACGCTTACCTCATTCGATCTGGTCTGGCAATTGCAGACTCTTCAAAGGAATACAAATACAAGATGACTTTTGAAAAATTACAGGTAAGTGCACAAACTTTGAGAGAAGGATAGTCTATGGCAAGAGAATGGATACTGAATATGGCAACCAACAGATGGGGGTTAAACAAAAAAGACTCCGTTGGACCATTATCTGAGTGGATACGAACCTGTAATCCAAAAAATACTGAGGATTGGGAGAAATTCTACTTTGGAAAACTTTCGGAATTCCTTCAAAACAAGGGAATCAAATTAACTCCTGAACAATACCTTCAAGATCTTGGAAAAAAGCTTTTTGTGAAAATATCAGAGGTAATTCAATCAGAAATCGATGAAGTAACCGAAGAAGATTGCATTGAATATATTCGGAATCTTGTTATAGAAAGAACATTTATGGGTTACCAAACTGAGATCAAAACTATATACGGGAAGCTACAAAAAGTATTGGAAGTCAAAATAGAGCCAGCTCCCGATGAATGGGACAGACTTTACAACGTTGATTTTTTTATCAATGTTAACAAAAAATACATAGGAATTCAGGTGAAACCAATAACTTATAACCAAACTCCTGAATTATATAGATGGAAAGAATGGTTGGCAGAAAGTCACAGAAAGTTCGAAGAAAGATTTGGAGGAAAAGTATTTGTTGTTTTTTCATGCAGCGTGGAGAATGGCAAGAAAGAAATCTACAATAAAGAGATTATTGAAGAAATAAAAAACGAAATCAACAGGTTGAAGAAAAATATTAGAATTTCGAAGGAATAATAAACGCTGGCATGTAACCGGTCCTCGTATGAGGAAAGCTGTCAGCTTCTATCAACCTTTCACGCAATGATTTTTTATAGACAAAGCACTATGATACCTTAGACTGCCTGCATGTATTACGGGAGGTACGAAACCCTTATCAAGCGTGTACATCTTCAAGAACGGTGTTAATCCGGCACCATAACCATAATCACAACAGTTGAAATGACAATATCCAAGTTTCCAAGATGATTCTCTTGTAATTTCTTCCCTATCTTTGTGATATTATTTGGACTTGTTGTGAAGTTATCGTCGAAGATTTCCATAAGCACCTTTTTGAAAGTTTTTTGATTATAGCTGACCTTAACCATGAACACGTAGACTTCCAAATCAAACTTTGAACCATAACCTATCTCAAGTTTTCTGAAAGAGACAAAGTACATCGATCACGCTCAAATCCTCGTGGCTATCTTGACAACTTCTGCCATGACCAGGAAAGTGTTTTGCGCAGGAGTACAAACCAGCTATTTTGTATCCATGAATCGCTGCTTTTCCCATTTGTGCCACTATTTCAGGATCATTTCCATAACTTCTGTAGCCAATCACTGGATTTGTTTTGGAAAACAACAAGTCCAAAACCGGTGCGAAGACCATGTTCATTCCAAGATCTTTCATGAATTTTCCAGCCATGGCACAATAATTCTGCACATAAGATGGCTCAACTCTACCAAACAAAAGATTGCCGGGAGATGGTGGAACAAATGGAATTACTTCGATTTGCCCACCTTCGTGGTCTGTCGATAGCAGAATATTTCGTCCTTTAATCTTATAGATCATCTCAAAAAACTCAGATTGATCTTCGAAGATCTTTGGATACAAAAGTATGCCACCAACATCTTTGTTGACTAAATACTGGTACTCTTCAAGGTTTGATACACCACAAAAGAATAATCTTTCAAAATTTTTCATCGTCAACACCCTCTGTTTTGTATAACAAAATTGGCAAAATCAAGATCATCAAAAAATTTTTTAAGAAAGGCTATTACAGAACCAAACGCAACTGTCTTTGAGCCATTTGTATCAAGTTTCCAGTTGATCTTTTTGATTTTCCTCAAAGTGACCTGTTCTTCGACCTTGTTGATAATGTCCCGAATAATCGTGTCGTCAAGTAGGTAGAAATCTCCACCAAGAATAAAGAGTTCTGGATCAACGAGATTCACTGCGGTAGCTATTTTGAAAGATATATGTTGTTTAAACTCGTCAAGACTTCTCTGATCTCTCAAAAGCACCTCTCTGTTTTTTTCTAAGTCTTCAATAGTTAGTCCACGTAAACTGGTCAACGGTACGCCTTCGCCGAGTTCACCTGCAGAACTGTTACTTCCTTCGTACAAAGATCCATTGATCACTATTCCTGCACCGAGACCGACTGGTTTTGAAAGATCATATGGTATCGCAAAGAGAAAATACACAACATTCCTCGCATCATTCAAATAACATGCAGCTGCAGCATTTGCATCGTTCAAGATCATGAATGGCATTCCTGTGATGCTATTAACGGAAAAGTCTTTAAGGCACAGTGCCTGAGAGAAGATTATTCGTCCTTTCGATGAATTTATAATTCCAGGTACTGCAATGGAAATGGCATTTGAATCCTTGTTCGTGTTTATTATTTCGCAGAGTATTTTTTCAAAATTATCAGAATTGATATTTACAGTTTTTTTCTGAGTCGAATATCGATTGGCAACAAAATCAACCTGAACTGTGCAAATTTCTCCCTGTTCTACAGACAGACCAACTATTTTCAACCACTCTGGATTCAGTGATAACAATCGCGACTTTCTACCACCTGAACTACTTGCGGGTAAATAGTCCTTGACAAGGATAATTCCACAATTTAGGAGAAATCTAAGATTTCTTGAAATTGTTGACTCATCCACACCGAGTTCGGTTCCAATATTCTGCGCAGTAGAAGGCTTCATACTGAGGGACTTGAGTATTTTATGCTGAATTGAGTTGATCAAAATTACACCTCCATTTGGTTGATTGCATCCTGCAACTAACTTACCAAATCAAAACCACAAAGTCAAAGAACATCAATGGCCATATCAACCCAAAGAATGCGATATATCCTTTTTATCATCGAATTTCTTATCTTTTCTTATTATTGCTCGTAATTTCTCATCATTTGGTGAAAAAGTATGAATGATACGAAAACTATCTTTTTACTTCTTCATATGCTTGATGTAGGTTTCAAGCGGTTTTTCCGAGATTCAAAATCATTATTTTGGTATATACAAGGAAAAGTCTGACTCCAAGTTGTTCACCTTTGAATCCTTCCAAGTGATTATCTTTGTTGGGTGTTGTTTTGTTCCAACTCCATAGACCAGGAAACACACCATGGGTTTTCCAAGAATGACTGTACAATCTCTTGGTATTTGAACAGCATACTGCGTTTGAATAGAAGGGCCCTTGAAGTAATAAAATTTGTATGGTGCTAATCCAGGTTTCAATTCTCTTGAAAAATAAACCGCATCTCCCTTTCTAAAAGTAACCCAGACATTTTCCTGACCCATCACAAAGATTCTTATGTATCCTGTTGTTGGATCATCATACAATTCTTCAATAATCCTTTCCAGATCTGTAGATGTGTTGGAAAGAAAATTTGCAGCAGAAATATATTTGTCAATCACCGAATTAGGACCCATGGAAGTTTCAAGTCTCGATATTCTTTCACTCAATTCACTTATCTTCTTGTTCAAGCTTCCAACCATCGCTTCTTGGTTTTTTCTTTGTTTGACATAATAAAAAAATGAAAATGTAGATAGAGCAAGGCCACTGATCAAAGCAATTATGAACAAAAAAACGAGAAAGCTCACTAAAAATTCACTTTTTTTCCTTACCACAATTGACCTCCTTCCATCTCCTTACCGGCTCTACCCACCGCGTAAGATTTTTCAACAACCCCAAGTTGTACGCAAAAGAATAGTGTCGAAGAACCACCATAACTCACGAAAGGTAATGGAACACCAGTCACCGGTGTCAATCCCATTGCCATGCCCATGTTTACAAAAACTTGTAAAACAAACATCGCCATGATACCAACATTTACGAGCTGCCAAAATTCATTCTTTGCGAGTCTTATCGCGTTGGCTATTCTAAAAGTCAGTAGAGCATAGAGAACGACACAGATACCGATACCCAAGAAACCAAATTCTTCTCCTATGACTGATACTATGAAATCTGTGTGATTTTTTGGCACATATCCCCAGTTCGTCGAAAGGCCTTTTAAATAACCTCTTCCCAATAAACCACCAGAACCAATCGTGTGGAGTGATTGAGTGACGTTGTAAGCACTACTCTGCTTGTACATCGATGGAGATAGAAATGAGATGATCCTTTCTCTCTGATAATCTTTAAGCCCAAAGAAATACAATAAAGGCATCAGCGCGATAAAAAAAATCAAGATTATGAGTATAATTTTCAACGGAATCCGTGAACAAAAGACAATAACAAACCACAACATGGTGATCAAGATCGCCGTACCAAGATCTGGTTCAATCGCCACAAGTAAAGCAAGTGTACCAGTAGTCAATAGTGAAAAAAACATATGTTTTGTTGAAGCATTCACCAACAGTGTTGCAGTAACAAGAATTACACACATCTTCGCGAGCTCTGATGGCTGAAAATAACCAATTCTCAAATCGAACCAACGCCGAGCACCTCCGGAAACTGTACCAAAGAGAAGAACAAGCACAAGACTGAAGATACAGAGTACGTATAAAACCCAAGAGAGTCTGTGTAAATCCCTTTCTCTGAGTAACATCGTCAAAAATAATGCAGCCAGACCCAGTATATCCCAAAGTATCTGCTTTCTCACAAACATAATTCCATAATCTCTGGTGGCACTGTATATCGCAAAAAGACCTATTATCATTAGGAGAGCCACTATTATGGGTATGAAAATGTCAATCCTTCTGTTTTCCCAAGGCATCCTTTACCCTCTCTCTCATCCTGCAAAAACTACACTTCTCCGAAGTTGTTGGATAACCACATAAACAGCATTCTTTGAGTTCAACGTTATCATTTTTGAATAACTGTGATCTTTGAAATTGTTTATAGAACCTGAGTTTTGTCCCGGGTTGACTGACTTCAAGATTATTGAGAACACTTTTGTATCTCAAGGAACTTGCATCCTTAGAGAAGGGGCATTTCTCATCCTGGAAGGGTATGTTGTTCAAAAGAGCATATGTGTATATCTCCTTTTCTGTCAGCCAAACCAATGGTTTTGCTTTCGCCACAAGCTTTTGATGAGTTTTTGGCATGAAAGGAGCCTGTCTTTGTAGATATCCTGTATTCCAGCTCAAAAGATTCCCCAACAAAAAAGATACCTCATCATCAAGATTGTGACCTGTCACTAAAACATCATATCCATTCTCAAGTGCTATCTTGTTCATTAAATACCTTCTGACACTTCCACAGATTGAGCAAGTTGGTCTTTTGAGTAAGCGTGCAATTTGAGGCACAGTTAGGCCTTCAAAAAATTCCTTTATGTCCACAAACTTCAATTGCGAACCCATTTTCTTTGCAAATTCTGAGAGCGAATCCAATTGAATATTCGTGGTACCAACATCGATGATCAAACCATCGGCTTTGTATCCGAGTTTGGTCAAAACATACCACAAGGTCATGCTGTCCTTACCGCCCGAAACTGCTACGAGTACCCTGCTATTTTTCCCAAACATCGAGTATTCATTTATCGTATTCTCAACACGTCTTTCAAAATAATCAACAAAATGTTTGCTGCAGTAGGATGCATTGTGCTGTCGAAGATGTATTATTGCAACGTCAGAACATTTTTTACATTTCATTGGCCAACCTCCTATGAGTCTTTCTCATAAAATAATTCTATCATCGTGTGGTTTAATTAATTACGGTGAGAGGATCATGTTTATCAATGTCGTGGGAACCAGTAAGGTTAGTTTAGTCATGTGCAAGGTACTCGCAAAAAAAGATTTCTCGATAGGTTATGTCATTTCACGTTCAAGAGAAAGAGCTTCGGCATTTGTGAGAAAAATCGGTCAGGGAAACCCGATCAGTTATGATGAAGATTTTCTCTTGAGAGACATTGTTTTCATATCTGTACCAGACAGTGTGATAAGTTCGGTTTATTCAAACCTGAAGGAAAAATTGAGTGCAGATGTAAACATCTACCATTTCAGTGGTTTCTTATCTTCAGATATCTTTGAAGATGCCGATGAACGTGGATGGGGAAGAGGATCGATCCACCCAAATCTTTCATTTGCCGACGAAAAAATCGCTTTCAAACTGATTGAAAAGTGTTGTTTTGGAATCGAGGGAAATGAAAAAGGACTTGATCTTGCAAGAAAGATAGTTCAA
The DNA window shown above is from Thermotoga profunda AZM34c06 and carries:
- a CDS encoding Rossmann-like and DUF2520 domain-containing protein, giving the protein MFINVVGTSKVSLVMCKVLAKKDFSIGYVISRSRERASAFVRKIGQGNPISYDEDFLLRDIVFISVPDSVISSVYSNLKEKLSADVNIYHFSGFLSSDIFEDADERGWGRGSIHPNLSFADEKIAFKLIEKCCFGIEGNEKGLDLARKIVQQISNYWVEITPQAKVAYHLAAVLASNFNVGLAYLAKKLYDLYGINGFEKIIPSLMMSTSKNISTLGVESSLTGPVARGDWDVVENEGKLFENCFPKYKDLYMLMIEVLKEIKER
- a CDS encoding glycoside hydrolase family 3 N-terminal domain-containing protein, which encodes MKNFERLFFCGVSNLEEYQYLVNKDVGGILLYPKIFEDQSEFFEMIYKIKGRNILLSTDHEGGQIEVIPFVPPSPGNLLFGRVEPSYVQNYCAMAGKFMKDLGMNMVFAPVLDLLFSKTNPVIGYRSYGNDPEIVAQMGKAAIHGYKIAGLYSCAKHFPGHGRSCQDSHEDLSVIDVLCLFQKT
- a CDS encoding FtsW/RodA/SpoVE family cell cycle protein, producing the protein MPWENRRIDIFIPIIVALLMIIGLFAIYSATRDYGIMFVRKQILWDILGLAALFLTMLLRERDLHRLSWVLYVLCIFSLVLVLLFGTVSGGARRWFDLRIGYFQPSELAKMCVILVTATLLVNASTKHMFFSLLTTGTLALLVAIEPDLGTAILITMLWFVIVFCSRIPLKIILIILIFFIALMPLLYFFGLKDYQRERIISFLSPSMYKQSSAYNVTQSLHTIGSGGLLGRGYLKGLSTNWGYVPKNHTDFIVSVIGEEFGFLGIGICVVLYALLTFRIANAIRLAKNEFWQLVNVGIMAMFVLQVFVNMGMAMGLTPVTGVPLPFVSYGGSSTLFFCVQLGVVEKSYAVGRAGKEMEGGQLW
- a CDS encoding cytochrome b5-like heme/steroid binding domain-containing protein gives rise to the protein MNKIALIALVLPALLVIAQVDLRTFDVTKFNGNITLVSLQRFLQTDEYVSIEGNVFRINANKKFLTKSEIKPELLTEDRFVGILALTIDDLIAYDGKKQPALVAVRGVVYDVSNSARWKSGVHQNRHNAGAELTYDILKLSPHGAKLLERVTPFAILVFTPDQLAKFDGKNKNKAYVSAFGVVYDMTQSKTLKDGSHYGYPAGSELTFEIRQQPGHEAMLSRIYPIGLLVFDEKDLAKFDGKSIRATSRIETYKAFIMVGNIVYDVTNINWQKSLGVDSDALAGKDYTSQFECELEGSCSHDHVSTDVLKEFVKVGFSIL
- a CDS encoding MjaI family restriction endonuclease; the encoded protein is MAREWILNMATNRWGLNKKDSVGPLSEWIRTCNPKNTEDWEKFYFGKLSEFLQNKGIKLTPEQYLQDLGKKLFVKISEVIQSEIDEVTEEDCIEYIRNLVIERTFMGYQTEIKTIYGKLQKVLEVKIEPAPDEWDRLYNVDFFINVNKKYIGIQVKPITYNQTPELYRWKEWLAESHRKFEERFGGKVFVVFSCSVENGKKEIYNKEIIEEIKNEINRLKKNIRISKE
- a CDS encoding TIGR00269 family protein gives rise to the protein MKCKKCSDVAIIHLRQHNASYCSKHFVDYFERRVENTINEYSMFGKNSRVLVAVSGGKDSMTLWYVLTKLGYKADGLIIDVGTTNIQLDSLSEFAKKMGSQLKFVDIKEFFEGLTVPQIARLLKRPTCSICGSVRRYLMNKIALENGYDVLVTGHNLDDEVSFLLGNLLSWNTGYLQRQAPFMPKTHQKLVAKAKPLVWLTEKEIYTYALLNNIPFQDEKCPFSKDASSLRYKSVLNNLEVSQPGTKLRFYKQFQRSQLFKNDNVELKECCLCGYPTTSEKCSFCRMRERVKDALGKQKD
- a CDS encoding ROK family transcriptional regulator — protein: MINSIQHKILKSLSMKPSTAQNIGTELGVDESTISRNLRFLLNCGIILVKDYLPASSSGGRKSRLLSLNPEWLKIVGLSVEQGEICTVQVDFVANRYSTQKKTVNINSDNFEKILCEIINTNKDSNAISIAVPGIINSSKGRIIFSQALCLKDFSVNSITGMPFMILNDANAAAACYLNDARNVVYFLFAIPYDLSKPVGLGAGIVINGSLYEGSNSSAGELGEGVPLTSLRGLTIEDLEKNREVLLRDQRSLDEFKQHISFKIATAVNLVDPELFILGGDFYLLDDTIIRDIINKVEEQVTLRKIKKINWKLDTNGSKTVAFGSVIAFLKKFFDDLDFANFVIQNRGC
- a CDS encoding DNA methyltransferase, translated to MNNSDFSHNRNINRSTIIIGDSRKMIEVGTESIDFIVTSPPYWHIKDYGIPGQIGYGQSLHEYLIDLYRVWKECYRVLKPGRRLCINIGDQFARSVVYGRYKVIPLHAEVIAQCEDIGFDYMGAVIWQKKTTMNTTGGANIMGSYPYPPNGMVEIDYEFILIFKKPGEYSKPSKEIKEESKLSEEEWKEYFYGHWYFGGVKQIDHEAMFPEELPKRLIKMYTFVGDTVLDPFLGSGTTAKAALDLERNSIGYEINENFLDFILRKINVNDDLFKRKTVEVIKRENQVTVDSVYYIPRIKDSKPQIDPAKFKFAGDRLYRVTEILGENTIKLDTGLVVMFLGVKVTKKEETIRYLKEYVLRKEVFLKFDNNGIRSEKTIEAYVYLKNRIFINAYLIRSGLAIADSSKEYKYKMTFEKLQVSAQTLREG
- a CDS encoding sulfide/dihydroorotate dehydrogenase-like FAD/NAD-binding protein, which encodes MENRIIRKSKLAPQVYDFVVENHQISSKARAGQFVVVRTTEKGERIPLTIADIYEDSFRMVVRAVGKTTYELCMKNENDFLADVIGPLGNPSEIEHFGNVMLVGGGVGIATLLPIAKELKKHNNKLFVVLGGRSKEYVIMLEEFEKFADELIVTTDDGSMGLKGVVTDGMDLVMSKARIDIAWAVGPTIMMKFCSLKAKEIGLKIWVSLNPIMVDGTGMCGACRVTVDGQMKFACVDGPEFDGTKVDWDELLMRLTQYREEEELSLKKFKESVGDLSWL